In Candidatus Cloacimonas sp., a single genomic region encodes these proteins:
- a CDS encoding M6 family metalloprotease domain-containing protein — protein sequence MKKYFSLFLCIIPILGFAAPYFNLPSQVIQPDGSVLNLFASGDEFANRLHDADGFTIIQSPQNGYYYYAILQNGEPVPSAYRYGTINPVSYGLTPNINISREARQRKIDFMNAPKRGNGRGPNTGTVNNLCVFIRFSDQTEFEIPRSVYNARFNEIGDTAISLRNYFQKVSYNQLNYMTYHYPTCSDEINLSYQDNHPRSYYLPYNAITNPNGYNDENERGVREQTMLSNAINSIASQVPVSLNIDADNDGCVDNVCFIVRGPHSAWADLLWGHRWALYYASAYINNKEVYDYTFQTEDQNDVRTLCHEMFHSVGAPDLYHYEYDGLTPAGCWDLMESGDGHPLMYMKYKYGNWIGAIPAIQAGNTYTLNPVTSSTNNAYKYAIPGNNNESLIFEYRKKDSDILEEALPGSGLLIYKVDRRYGGNADGPPDEVYIYRPNGTISVNGLVAEAPFSANKYRTAFNAYTNPHSFLNNGNTFAININNITEAGETISFTLSPTTQTMAPVINSVSPASGSILSCNTLSISAQISDPADALNSVEYTLDGVLVYTATSEPFTGIIADYLLTPGVHNIGITAYSLSNLNTNMNVYYRMIDPDEQNWFSWLSSEPSWTDYDRGAIPIKVAVDMDLGNQEYNVKAIRFKIGSNPWGEPNIQGMVIAQINRFAEGAITNEVLMDFGYIFNLDYDPAFTYDIVDTTRISGEIAVILDLFEYQKMFFDHNAACGHSWIYEPGRPWTDALGRGVVGAASIELLLQNPDLSIDDPDSPVANLAISNYPNPFTAGTKIKYALPASGKVNIAIYNIKGQKVTTLLAENKTGGNYELEWNGTDGAGKKVSSGLYFCRLVSGKKVVTTKLLRITD from the coding sequence ATGAAGAAATATTTTAGTTTATTCTTATGTATTATTCCTATTTTAGGATTTGCCGCTCCTTATTTTAATTTGCCCTCTCAAGTGATCCAGCCGGATGGCTCTGTGTTAAATCTTTTTGCCAGCGGAGATGAATTTGCCAATCGGTTACACGATGCCGATGGTTTTACGATAATTCAAAGTCCGCAAAATGGATATTACTATTATGCCATTCTACAAAACGGTGAACCGGTTCCTTCGGCTTATCGTTATGGGACGATAAATCCTGTTTCTTATGGTTTAACTCCCAATATCAATATATCCAGAGAGGCAAGACAGCGGAAAATTGATTTTATGAATGCCCCTAAAAGAGGCAACGGACGCGGTCCTAATACCGGAACAGTAAATAATTTATGTGTATTTATCCGCTTTAGTGATCAGACCGAATTTGAAATTCCGCGCTCAGTATATAATGCCCGGTTTAATGAGATTGGCGATACTGCCATTAGTTTGCGGAACTATTTTCAGAAAGTAAGCTATAATCAGCTAAATTATATGACCTATCACTATCCTACCTGTTCAGATGAGATAAACCTGTCCTATCAGGATAATCATCCGCGCAGTTATTATCTTCCCTATAATGCAATTACCAATCCTAATGGATATAATGATGAAAATGAAAGGGGAGTGCGGGAACAAACAATGCTGTCCAATGCCATTAATTCCATTGCTTCACAGGTTCCTGTTTCTTTAAACATTGATGCTGATAATGATGGATGCGTGGATAATGTCTGTTTTATCGTTCGGGGTCCGCATTCCGCTTGGGCGGATCTTTTATGGGGACACCGCTGGGCTTTGTATTATGCCAGTGCTTATATAAATAATAAAGAGGTCTATGATTATACATTTCAAACGGAAGATCAAAACGATGTGCGCACTCTTTGTCACGAGATGTTTCATAGTGTTGGCGCTCCGGATTTATATCATTATGAATATGATGGTTTAACTCCGGCAGGGTGTTGGGATTTAATGGAAAGCGGAGATGGACATCCGTTGATGTATATGAAATACAAATATGGCAATTGGATAGGTGCCATTCCTGCTATCCAAGCTGGCAATACCTATACTTTAAATCCGGTGACCTCCAGTACCAATAATGCTTATAAATATGCCATTCCTGGTAACAATAACGAGTCCTTGATTTTTGAATATCGCAAAAAGGATAGCGATATTTTGGAAGAGGCGCTTCCCGGCTCAGGATTACTAATTTATAAAGTAGATAGACGGTATGGTGGCAATGCAGATGGTCCTCCCGATGAAGTTTATATATATCGTCCCAATGGAACTATATCCGTAAATGGTTTGGTGGCGGAGGCACCTTTCAGTGCAAATAAATATAGAACTGCCTTTAATGCTTACACCAATCCACATTCATTTTTAAACAATGGCAATACTTTTGCGATCAATATTAATAATATAACTGAGGCAGGAGAAACTATCAGTTTTACTCTTTCTCCCACTACTCAAACAATGGCTCCCGTCATAAATTCCGTTTCTCCTGCCAGTGGATCAATTTTATCCTGTAATACACTCTCCATATCTGCCCAAATATCCGATCCGGCAGATGCTCTGAATAGCGTGGAATATACTTTGGATGGCGTTTTGGTTTATACAGCCACAAGCGAGCCCTTTACTGGCATAATTGCTGATTATTTGTTAACTCCCGGGGTTCATAACATTGGCATAACCGCCTATTCTTTATCTAATTTGAATACTAATATGAATGTTTATTACAGGATGATTGATCCTGATGAGCAAAATTGGTTTTCCTGGCTATCTTCCGAGCCGTCGTGGACCGATTACGATCGCGGGGCTATCCCGATTAAAGTTGCCGTAGATATGGATTTGGGTAATCAGGAATATAATGTGAAAGCGATTCGTTTTAAGATCGGATCCAATCCTTGGGGCGAGCCAAATATACAGGGAATGGTAATTGCTCAAATTAATCGATTTGCCGAAGGGGCAATTACGAACGAAGTTCTGATGGATTTCGGCTATATATTTAATCTGGATTATGACCCTGCTTTTACTTATGATATTGTAGATACAACCCGCATTTCTGGCGAGATTGCAGTTATTTTAGACCTCTTTGAATATCAAAAAATGTTCTTTGATCACAATGCCGCTTGTGGTCATAGCTGGATTTATGAACCTGGCAGACCTTGGACAGATGCTTTGGGACGAGGAGTTGTGGGAGCCGCAAGCATTGAATTGCTTTTGCAAAATCCGGATTTATCCATAGATGATCCCGATAGCCCGGTTGCGAATTTGGCTATATCAAACTATCCCAATCCCTTTACTGCTGGCACTAAAATTAAATATGCACTGCCGGCAAGCGGGAAAGTGAATATTGCCATCTACAACATTAAAGGACAAAAAGTGACGACCCTGCTGGCTGAAAATAAAACAGGGGGAAATTATGAATTGGAGTGGAATGGAACCGATGGCGCAGGCAAAAAAGTTAGCAGCGGATTATACTTTTGCCGTTTAGTATCTGGTAAAAAGGTGGTTACTACAAAGCTGTTAAGAATAACAGATTGA
- the gcvPA gene encoding aminomethyl-transferring glycine dehydrogenase subunit GcvPA: MPYIANTDRDRQKILTKIGVQNFADLIAAIPVKLRMTKPLALSEPLSELEIMRAIKVKTAQNISCEKVNSFLGGGVYDHFIPAAVDTIVSRPEFYTAYTPYQAEVSQGTLQYIYEYQTMICELTGMEIANAGMYDGASSIAEAILMAVRKNHLTKAILPATLNPNYVKVIKAYTEGIGIELITVPEKEGVTDLSALEAMMDDTIGSVVIQTPNFYGNLEDAKAIDAIVHKNKKCLLIASVDPISLAVLVPPAEYNADIAVGEGQALGNNMYLGGPLFGFFATKPEMARLMPGRIVGGTIDKAGEKAYVLTLQAREQHIRRSKATSNICSNESLCTLAAVVYLCLMGKEGLIEIATQSVQKAHYAANELGKIPGLALAYPKAAFFKEFVIRTPQKAANIIHKLLPENIYAGIDLAPYGKPNELMIAVTEKKSKAEIDSFVQAMKEAVK; this comes from the coding sequence ATGCCCTATATAGCAAATACCGATAGGGATAGGCAAAAAATCCTAACCAAAATTGGCGTCCAAAATTTTGCGGATTTAATTGCCGCGATACCCGTTAAACTAAGAATGACCAAACCACTTGCCTTATCTGAACCGCTTTCGGAGCTCGAAATAATGCGTGCGATCAAAGTGAAAACAGCCCAAAATATTTCCTGCGAAAAGGTAAATTCCTTTCTGGGAGGGGGTGTTTATGATCATTTTATTCCCGCTGCCGTAGATACTATTGTGTCGCGTCCAGAATTTTACACTGCTTACACTCCTTACCAGGCAGAAGTAAGCCAAGGCACATTGCAGTATATATATGAATATCAAACAATGATTTGTGAGCTTACAGGCATGGAAATTGCCAATGCTGGTATGTATGATGGAGCCAGTTCAATAGCGGAAGCAATTTTAATGGCGGTGCGTAAAAATCATCTAACTAAGGCAATTTTGCCTGCCACTCTGAATCCGAATTATGTAAAAGTGATAAAAGCATATACGGAAGGCATTGGAATTGAACTTATTACCGTTCCCGAAAAAGAGGGAGTGACGGATTTATCCGCTCTGGAAGCAATGATGGATGATACAATTGGCAGTGTGGTTATCCAAACCCCCAATTTTTATGGTAATTTGGAAGATGCCAAGGCAATTGATGCCATCGTGCATAAAAATAAGAAGTGCTTGCTAATTGCCAGCGTGGATCCTATTTCTTTGGCTGTGCTTGTGCCACCGGCAGAATATAATGCCGATATTGCCGTTGGAGAAGGACAAGCGTTGGGAAATAATATGTATTTGGGGGGTCCCTTATTTGGTTTTTTTGCCACTAAACCAGAAATGGCGCGTTTAATGCCCGGAAGAATTGTGGGTGGCACTATAGACAAAGCTGGCGAAAAAGCTTATGTTTTAACTTTACAAGCAAGAGAACAACATATCAGACGCTCCAAAGCCACTTCCAATATATGTTCCAATGAGTCACTTTGCACTTTGGCTGCCGTTGTCTATTTGTGTTTAATGGGGAAAGAAGGGCTGATTGAAATAGCTACTCAATCCGTGCAAAAAGCACATTATGCGGCAAACGAACTTGGCAAAATCCCGGGTTTGGCTCTTGCCTATCCTAAAGCAGCTTTCTTTAAAGAATTTGTAATTCGCACTCCCCAAAAAGCGGCAAATATAATCCACAAACTGCTGCCCGAAAATATCTATGCCGGAATTGACCTTGCCCCTTATGGAAAACCGAATGAACTGATGATTGCGGTAACCGAAAAGAAAAGCAAAGCGGAAATTGATAGTTTCGTGCAGGCAATGAAGGAGGCGGTAAAATGA
- the gcvPB gene encoding aminomethyl-transferring glycine dehydrogenase subunit GcvPB has translation MSKTIFEHSSKGRKGVTLPQREIDIPLETLIPEPMLRTKKARLPEVSELDVMRHYISLSHKNHFIEKGMYPLGSCTMKYNPKLNEALVRDASFSSLHPFQPEETMQGALELMYELQNDLLEISGMKGVTLQPSAGAQGEFTGIKIIAAYHKAKGNIHKDTIIIPDSAHGTNPASCSLVGFKTVELPSNEKGRCDIAKLRELVNEHTAGIMITNPNTLGLFETQIEEIAEIIHGVDAIMYMDGANLNALLGIVQPGKIGFDLMHFNLHKTFATPHGGGGPGSGPVAVNEKLLPYLPVPIITKDANGYHFSYANESTSIGKVHSFYGNFAILIRAYVYIKMLGAKGLRQVSENAILNANYLMKRLGDYYHIEHQEPCMHEFVMDGTWQKKESEITTLDIAKRLLDKGFHSPTIYFPLIILEAMMVEPTETECLESLDAFAEAMIEIAKECKENPELVKEAPITTPVRRVDDVRAVKILEPIFPLQD, from the coding sequence ATGAGCAAAACCATTTTTGAACATAGTTCTAAAGGTAGAAAAGGGGTAACCTTACCCCAGCGGGAAATAGATATCCCTTTGGAAACTTTAATCCCAGAACCAATGCTGAGAACTAAAAAAGCGCGGCTTCCGGAAGTTAGCGAATTGGATGTAATGCGTCATTATATTTCCCTATCTCACAAAAATCACTTCATTGAAAAAGGTATGTATCCTTTGGGTAGTTGCACGATGAAGTATAATCCAAAACTGAATGAGGCATTGGTGCGAGACGCATCTTTCAGTTCTTTGCATCCTTTCCAACCGGAAGAAACGATGCAAGGCGCTTTGGAACTGATGTATGAATTGCAAAATGATTTGCTGGAAATTTCTGGTATGAAAGGTGTAACCCTTCAACCCTCTGCAGGTGCGCAAGGTGAATTTACCGGCATTAAAATTATCGCTGCCTATCATAAAGCAAAAGGAAACATTCATAAAGATACAATCATTATTCCCGATAGCGCGCATGGAACTAATCCTGCCTCTTGTAGTTTGGTGGGTTTTAAAACAGTGGAACTTCCTTCCAATGAAAAAGGTCGCTGTGACATAGCCAAACTGCGCGAATTGGTGAATGAACATACCGCTGGAATTATGATTACCAATCCCAATACTTTGGGGCTGTTTGAAACGCAAATTGAAGAAATCGCCGAAATCATTCACGGCGTAGATGCTATAATGTATATGGACGGAGCCAATTTGAATGCGCTTTTGGGTATCGTGCAACCTGGGAAAATTGGGTTTGATCTGATGCACTTTAATTTACATAAAACATTCGCCACTCCACACGGAGGGGGAGGACCCGGTTCAGGTCCCGTAGCCGTAAATGAAAAGTTGCTGCCTTATTTGCCTGTTCCCATAATTACTAAAGACGCAAATGGCTATCATTTCTCTTATGCCAATGAATCTACTTCCATCGGGAAAGTGCATAGTTTTTATGGTAACTTCGCTATTCTAATTCGTGCCTATGTCTATATAAAAATGTTAGGAGCGAAGGGATTGCGTCAAGTATCTGAAAATGCTATCTTAAATGCCAATTATTTAATGAAACGCTTAGGTGACTATTATCATATTGAACATCAGGAACCCTGTATGCACGAATTCGTGATGGATGGCACTTGGCAAAAAAAGGAATCTGAAATTACTACTTTGGATATTGCCAAACGCCTTTTAGATAAAGGATTCCATTCCCCCACCATCTATTTTCCTCTGATTATTTTAGAAGCAATGATGGTGGAACCAACTGAAACAGAATGCTTGGAAAGTTTGGATGCCTTCGCAGAGGCAATGATAGAAATTGCCAAGGAGTGTAAAGAAAACCCGGAACTCGTTAAAGAAGCGCCTATAACAACTCCGGTTAGAAGAGTGGATGATGTCCGCGCCGTAAAGATTCTGGAGCCGATTTTTCCGCTTCAAGATTAA
- a CDS encoding OmpH family outer membrane protein yields MKKHIVILAILWALLSLAYAQPVKFGFVNTDRLLMESNEAAEVARLFALDKQNWTNQIKSLDDEIKQMERDFDIRKLTMNDAAKRDMQSQIDTKKTEAGNLLEEYFGDGGKAEQRYRELIDPLTQKIHNLIKKIAEDEKYTMIFDISMGSVLYALPTMDLTDQILLELNKDTVKPPSETAPNATEPKTDMPGGIKPSGGFEGSKP; encoded by the coding sequence ATGAAAAAACATATCGTAATACTTGCCATTCTATGGGCTTTACTTTCCCTTGCTTATGCTCAGCCCGTAAAATTTGGTTTTGTGAATACCGACCGCTTGCTGATGGAAAGTAACGAGGCCGCGGAAGTTGCCAGATTATTTGCTTTGGACAAACAAAACTGGACAAATCAAATAAAATCTCTGGATGATGAAATTAAACAAATGGAACGCGATTTTGATATCCGTAAACTGACTATGAACGACGCCGCCAAAAGAGATATGCAAAGCCAAATTGATACAAAAAAAACGGAAGCAGGAAATCTTTTGGAAGAATATTTCGGCGATGGAGGAAAAGCGGAACAGCGCTATCGCGAACTTATCGATCCTTTAACGCAAAAAATCCATAATTTGATAAAAAAGATAGCTGAAGACGAAAAATATACAATGATCTTTGATATTAGTATGGGCAGCGTTTTATATGCACTTCCCACAATGGATTTAACCGATCAGATCTTATTGGAACTAAATAAGGACACTGTAAAACCACCTTCGGAAACAGCTCCTAATGCAACCGAGCCCAAAACGGATATGCCCGGAGGCATTAAACCTTCCGGTGGCTTTGAAGGTTCCAAACCCTAA
- the lpxD gene encoding UDP-3-O-(3-hydroxymyristoyl)glucosamine N-acyltransferase produces the protein MKRFNTNITAELLFQICPGELRGKIPPELCKVGEPQEADAQTVIFLEQENLLEKVKSSAAGLIITSDKFASQLAERNLLLVDKPYFSLMLLISYLLQQENKDLIYSIHPSAVLAENIQLKGDVAIGANVVIDQDCLIGNGVIIGEGCSLGKNVTLGDGTILYPNVRIYDDCIIGEKCILHSGVVIGADGFGFMLMEGRQQKIPQVGNVVIGNDVEIGANSCVDRATLGSTIIGNNTKIDNLVQIGHNCIIGEHSILCSQVGLAGSTVIGDYVYLAGQVGVADHTKIGNRAMVGAQSGVSGNIPDEGKYFGYPAMEANLTKRIMAAQKNLPDMYFAYLRAKKKETNNGDK, from the coding sequence ATGAAAAGATTTAACACTAATATAACAGCCGAATTGCTCTTCCAAATCTGCCCGGGAGAATTAAGAGGAAAAATTCCCCCAGAACTTTGCAAAGTTGGCGAACCCCAAGAAGCGGATGCTCAAACCGTTATCTTTCTGGAACAGGAAAACCTTTTGGAAAAGGTAAAATCCAGTGCCGCGGGGCTTATTATCACCTCCGATAAATTTGCCTCCCAGCTGGCAGAGAGAAATCTATTGCTGGTTGACAAGCCCTATTTTAGTTTAATGCTGTTAATTTCGTATTTATTGCAGCAAGAAAACAAAGACCTCATTTATTCTATACATCCCTCAGCCGTTCTGGCAGAAAATATACAATTGAAAGGGGATGTAGCCATAGGAGCCAATGTAGTTATTGATCAAGATTGCCTTATTGGCAACGGGGTCATTATTGGCGAGGGCTGTTCTCTGGGCAAAAATGTTACCCTCGGAGATGGAACCATTCTATATCCCAATGTGCGTATTTATGATGATTGCATAATTGGGGAAAAATGTATTTTGCACAGTGGAGTGGTTATTGGAGCTGATGGTTTCGGTTTTATGTTAATGGAAGGCAGACAACAAAAAATACCTCAGGTTGGCAATGTAGTTATTGGCAACGATGTAGAAATTGGAGCCAACAGTTGTGTGGATAGAGCTACTTTGGGTTCCACGATCATCGGCAATAACACGAAAATAGATAATTTGGTTCAGATTGGCCACAATTGCATTATTGGAGAACACAGCATTCTTTGTTCTCAAGTTGGTTTAGCGGGAAGCACAGTTATTGGCGACTATGTTTATCTGGCAGGTCAGGTAGGAGTGGCGGATCATACTAAAATTGGCAACAGAGCAATGGTGGGGGCTCAATCTGGCGTTTCCGGCAATATTCCGGATGAGGGAAAATATTTTGGTTATCCAGCTATGGAAGCAAATCTTACCAAACGCATTATGGCTGCCCAAAAGAACCTTCCCGATATGTATTTTGCCTATCTGAGAGCCAAGAAAAAAGAAACAAACAACGGAGATAAATAA